The following nucleotide sequence is from Austwickia chelonae.
CGAACTTCGAGGACGTGGCAGTGGATGCCAGCGGCAACAGGCTAGCAGCCCAGGTTTTTTCGTCTTCAGCAGGTGGGCGGGGCCGTGCGGGTCGGGAGGCTGCGGGGTGCGGGCGCGTCTAGGCTCGGGGGATGACTGGCCCGGTGCCTGCCGCCCAACACACTTTGGACGTCCTGTTGTTGCTCTCCCGGCATGTGGAGCCGTTGCCGGCGGCGGCGATGGCCCGTGATCTGGGTCTGCCTCGTTCGACGATGTACAAGTTGTTGGGCGCGCTGGCCTCGAGGGGTTTCGTGACCCATCTGCCGGAGAGCCGCCGGTATGCGCTCGGCCCGGCGGCTTTCGAGCTGGGGACGGCGTACACCCGGCAGGCGCCCTTGGCGCGGATCGGTCGGCCGTTGGTGTCGCGGCTGGTGGAGGCTCTCGGGGAGACGGCTCATCTGGCGGTCTTGCACGGACGAGATGTGATCTACGTGGTGGAGCAGCGGGCCCCGCGTCGCCCGCCCTTGGTGTCGGATGTGGATGTGCGCCTGCCTGCCGGGTTGACGGCGAGCGGGTTGGCAATGCTGGCGAAGTTGCCGTCCGCACAGGTGCGGGCGCTCTTTCCCGATCCGAGCAGTTTCGTCACCCGGCATGATGTGGGCCCGTCCTCGCTCCGGGAGCTGCGGGCTGCGCTCCGTGACGTCCGGCAGCAGGGTCATGCCCACGAGCGGGACAGTGTGACGCCTGGTTTCGAGTCGGTGGGGGTGGCGGTCCTCGACCGGCACGGTCATCCGGTGGCGAGTTTGGCCGCGACCTGGCCGTCCGGGGCCTTGGAGGTCCCAGTGGAGGACGTGGT
It contains:
- a CDS encoding IclR family transcriptional regulator, encoding MTGPVPAAQHTLDVLLLLSRHVEPLPAAAMARDLGLPRSTMYKLLGALASRGFVTHLPESRRYALGPAAFELGTAYTRQAPLARIGRPLVSRLVEALGETAHLAVLHGRDVIYVVEQRAPRRPPLVSDVDVRLPAGLTASGLAMLAKLPSAQVRALFPDPSSFVTRHDVGPSSLRELRAALRDVRQQGHAHERDSVTPGFESVGVAVLDRHGHPVASLAATWPSGALEVPVEDVVARLRSAAGELGRRVAGSVG